AGGCACGCAAACCGACCTTGCCGTGGATGACCGGCGCGCTCAGGCCGGGCATGCCTTTTTCGAGCACGAAGCCGCGGATCATCCCGGCATCGTTCTTGGCCCAGACGACAAAAACATCGGCGATCGGCGCGTTGGTGATCCACATTTTGCTGCCATTGAGCAGGTAACCGCCATCGACCTTGCGCGCCCGGCTTTCCATGCTGCCGGGGTCGGAGCCATGGTTCGGCTCGGTCAGGCCAAAGCAGCCGATCAACTCGCCACGGGCAAGGCCAGGCAGATATTTGCGTTTCAGGGCTTCCGTCCCGAATTCGTGGATCGGCACCATGACCAGCGAGGATTGGACGCTCATCATCGAGCGATAGCCCGAATCGACACGCTCGACTTCACGCGCAACCAGGCCGTAGCTGACGTAATTCAGGCCGGCGCCGCCGTACTCGGCCGGAATGGTCGGGCCGAGCAGGCCAAGAGCGCCCATTTCACGGAAAATCTCCGGATCGGTCTTCTCGTGGCGAAAGGCTTCAGTAACGCGCGGCATCAGCCGCTCCTGGCAATAATCGCGCGCCGCGTCGCGGATCATGCGCTCTTCGGACGTCAGCTGCGCATCAAGCAGTAACGGGTCTTGCCAGCAAAATTGGGCCTTGGCCATGGGTTCTCCTCCATTTATCGGTTATTCCGGCATTCTAAACCGGCCCGAGGCAGGAAAACAGGCGCTCAATCCTCGCGCATCAAGCGCCAATACTGGAACTTCAGCATCCCGGCCGCAGCCAGAACAATGGACAGGAAAGTGACGATGGAACCCAGCGCCAGCGTTGAAAACCCGCTAATGCCCTGGCCAACCGTACACCCCATGGCCACCACGCCGCCAAAGCCCATCAACGCAGCGCCGACCAGATGGTTTGCCGTGTCTTCAACGCTGACAAAGCCTTCCCAACGGAAATTGCGCGTCAGCAATGTCCAGGCGAAAGAGCCCGCAATAACGCCGAGAGCGGTAGCAATGGCAAAGGTCACCTTGCGGCTGGTGTCCGACCAGAGCATCAGCAAATCGAGCGAGAAAGCAGCCGGCGCGACAAAACTGAGCGACTCCATGCGCCCGCTGTTGGTCGCGATGAAAGCCTCTTCCAGCGTTTCCGGGTGTTCTGCCAGAAAACCGAGGTGGCCACTGACGTACCAGGCAGCGACCACGGCCAGGCCGGTACCCAGACCACCGAGCAGATTGTCGAATGTCCAGAAATCACGCTTGAGCAGCGCTGCCGCGGTCAACCCGCCGCCGATGCCAAAAACGGCCAGCATGAACGCCGTTTTCGGCTCGATGCCGGCGGCAACCAGCAGTGCCGGAACATCCTGGCCACCGGGAAAGGTCATGGCCGCTTTTTCCAGCACATTGACGCGAAACACGCCCAGCACACCGCGCATCGTCATGTAAGCCACCAAACCGAGCACGATGAAGACAACCACCGACTTGAGATTGCCGCTGCCGATCCGGATCAGCGTCTTCGAACCGCAGCCCGAGGCGAGCACCATGCCGACGCCAAAACAGCTGCCACCGACGATGTACGAGAGCCAGGTAAATGCGGGGGTCCGGTAAATCGACTTGCCGAGATCGATCTGGCCGCTGGCGTGCAAGGCGCCGGCCCCCAGAATCGCCACGCCAATGGCCAGCAACCACATCCTCATCCGGCTCCAGTCGCCCATATTGACGATATCGGATACCGCGCCCATCGTGCAGAAATGCGTTTTCTGGCCAATCGCACCAAAAACGAAGGCAACGGCAAATGCGAGCCAGAGAATGGTCGCCACTGCGCTATTGGCCTCCATGCTCAGGCGGCTGCGTAAGGCGTTGGATCAGGCACGCCGGCCGCGGCAAAGCCTTCGGCCCGCAGGCGGCAGGAATCGCACTGGCCGCAGGCATGACCCTGCGTATCGGCCTGGTAGCAGGAAACGGTGAGACTGTAATCGACCCCCAGCTGCATGCCGGTACGGATGATCTCGGCCTTGGACAACGCAATCAGCGGCGCATGAATGCTTAATTTGACACCTTCGACACCGGCTCGCGTCGCCAGGTTGGCCATGGTTTCAAATGCCGCGATGTACTCTGGGCGGCAATCGGGATAACCGGAATAGTCGACCGCATTGACCCCGACAAAAATGTCGCGACTGCCCAGCACTTCGGCCCAGGCAAGCGCCAGCGAGAGCATGATGGTGTTGCGGGCCGGCACATAAGTGACCGGAATACCGGGCATGACGCCGCCGGTTGGCACTGCGATGCTGGTATCGGTCAGCGCTGAACCACCGAACTGGGCCAGGCCGAAATTGATCACCCGATGCTCGGCCGCACCGAGCGCCTTGACGACACGGTCGGCCGCCGCCAGTTCGGCATTGTGGCGCTGGCCATAGTCGAAAGACAGGCAATAACAATCGAAACCCTGGCTACGGGCGAGGGCGAGGCAGGTGGCGGAATCGAGACCACCGGAAAGGAGAACGACAGCAGGCTTCATCATGGGGCGCGAATATACCTGAAACAGCGCCTGCTTTGAACCCGTATCTGCTTGTTCCTGCGCAATATTTTGCCAATTCGACGGTCGACCGCAGCAATTGCCGAATCGCTTCAAAGACTGGCTTCGAAGTCCTCGAAAGGCATCGGACGACCGAAGAGATAACCCTGAAATACCTGACAACCGTGCTCAACCAGATAGGCGTGCTGCTCATCGGCCTCAACCCCTTCGGCCACCACATTCAGCCGCAAGGTACTGCCCATGGCAATAATTGCCCGGACAATCGCGGCATCGTCGGGGTCGACCGTGATGTCACGGATGAAAGAACGATCGACCTTGAGCTGTTCGAAAGGAAAACGCTTGAGGTAAGACAGCGAGGCGTAACCGGTTCCAAAGTCATCCAGTGAAAAGCGCACGCCGATGGCGCGCAGCGCCTGCATTTTGACAACCACCCCATCGACGTTGTCGAGCAGCAGGCTTTCCGTCAGTTCGAGTTTCAGGCGCTGTGGGTCGGCCCCGTTCCTGGCCAATGCCGCTTTGACCTGTTCGACAAAATCAGGCTGACGGAACTGGCGGGCGCTGACATTGACAGCCAGATAAAGCGCCGCCGTTTTCGGATTATCGGCCCAGCGCCGCAAACGGGCGCACACCATGTCGAGCACCCACAAGCCGATCGGAACAATCAGGCCGGTTTCTTCGGCCAGCGGAATGAAGTCGCCCGGTGCGACCATCGGCTTGCCGGGTGGTTGCCAGCGCAACAGCGTCTCGGCACCGATTGCTTGCCGAGCACCATCGACCTGAGGCTGGACGAAAAGACGGAATTCATTGCGCGACAAGGCTTGACGCAAACCAGCCTCAAGTCCGGCCCGGATATCGAGTGCCGTCTGCATCTCGTTATCGAAGAAGCGAATGGTATTTCGTCCGGCATCCTTCGATTTGTAGAGCGCAATATCGGCCTGCTTGAGAATGGCCTCGGTGGTTTTATCGTGACCGCAGAACAGGCTGATGCCAAAGCTGGCGCTGTGAAAATACTCGCCATCGCCGAGCATGACATAGGGTCTGGCCAGTTCCAGCCGAATTTTCTCGGCGATGACTTCGGCCTGGACCCCCGCCGCTTCGGCATCCTCACCAAGATCTTCGAGCATCACGACAAACTCGTCGCCACCAAGCCTGGCCGCCGTATCGCCTTCACGAATCCGGAAAGTCAGGCGGCTGGCCACTTCGACCAGCAACCGGTCACCCATGTCGTGACCGAGGGTATCGTTCAGCGTCTTGAAATTATCCAGATCGATCATCAGCAAGGCGCCATATTGCGCACTGCGATTGCTCGCCGCCTGCGCCTTGGCCAACCGATTAAGCAGCAAGCGCCGGTTGGGTAGCGCGGTCAACGGATCGTAGAAGGCCAGACTGTGGATTTCCGACTCGGCAACCTTCAAATTGCTGATATCCGAAAAGGTACTGACGTAATGGGTCAGCGCCCCGTGATCATCCTTGACGGCACTGATCGTCAGCCATTCAGGATAAATCTCGCCGGACTTGCGCCGATTCCAGATTTCTCCTTCCCAATGCCCGTGCGACAGGAGACATTGCCACATCGCCTGGTAGAAAGCCTTGTCCTGCCGACCGGACTGCAACAGGCTCGGCTTCTGGCCAATCGCCTCGTCGGCCGAATACCCGGTCAGCCGGACAAAAGCCTGGTTGACCCGCAGGATGCGCTGGGCCGGGTCGGTTACCATGATCGCCGCCTGGGACTCGAAGGCGACGGCAGCAACGCGCAGTTCCTGCTCCAGGCGACGTCGTTCGCTGATATCCGAAGCGATCCCAAGATAGCCGTTGATTGTCCCGTGCGGATCGCACAAGGCTGTAACCGACAAGCGGACGGGCAGTGTCGAGCCATCCTTGCGGCGGTATGTCCAATCCTGCTCATCGGTGCTGGTGATGGTCAGACGCGCGACAAAAGCCTCGAAACCGGGTGCTACCGGGCGCTGCAATTCAAGTGACAGGGTCTGTGCCCGACGGGCAACCTCATCCAGTTCATGAAACAGCCCTGGAGTGGCGCGGCCGACCACCTCGGCCCAACTGTAACCGAGCATTTTCTGGGCGGCCCGGTTGAAGTAGAGAATGGTCCCTTCGGCATCCGTCGCAATGATCGAATGGCCGGCATTTTCAAGAATGGCGTGCTGTATTTCGAATAGTTCGGGGAGGCACAGGTCCGAGTCGATCAGGTTCTCACCGGCACAACAAGGGAAAAAAGATGGGGAGTCAGCAACCATGCCTGTTCGTCCACCGGGAAAAACGGTGCTTCAGGCACGATGCCATCCTGCTGGCAGAAACCACATTCGTCATCATTCCCCCGCAAACCCTTCTGCGACAGTCGTCTCGACATAAATTCCATTATGCTCACATGGTCTATTGTCTGACAATAGAAAGCACGATGAAATTTGTAAAACGGCGGGGAAGCCCCCGAAAATCGAGACTAAGGTTTGATCAGCAACGCCAGCTCGCGTTCGAGCAGCATTTCATCGCCCATATTGAACTCAACCAGTCGTCGCAGATGGGTGATGCTATCGAGATCGATCTCACGACAGGCGAGCCCATAGACCTGGCCCTGATGGTGCACGATAGCTACTTCCATGCTGATCGTCGTTCCCATCTCGTCGAGACGTATTTTTAGCGCGCCCTTGGTTCCAACTTTGGCATAGAAATCGACTTCTGGCTGAATCAGCGCACCATTCAGCGATAGATCAAGCACCTCGACTGAAGCTTCACCCGCCGGCAGATAAAGCCTTGCTTCGGTCTGGAAATGAATCCGGGAAAACTGGCGGCGATTGCTGGTCATGGAAGTCTCCGTCCGTTATTTGCCCTTCATGTTACCCCAAAGCACTTTGTGCAACTGCATCTGAAAGCGCACATCGAGACCGTCTTCGAGTATCCATTCAGCCAGCATCCGTGGCTCGACACGCCCCTGGGCCGGAGAGAACAGAACCTGACAACATTGCGCCAGGTTGCGCTGGCGCAATACATCGCGCGCCCACTCGTAATCACCGCGCGAAGCAATGACGATCTTGATTTCGTCACGTGCCGTCAGCACGTCGAGATTTTCCCAACGATTGCGCGCCGATTCGCCGGAATCCGGTGCCTTTAAATCCATAATCCGCGCCACACGCGGGTCGACCGCAGCAACGTCAAGTGCGCCGGAAGTTTCGAGGGAAACGTCGTAGCCGGCATCGCACAAGGCGGTCAGCAAAGGCAGGCATTCTTTCTGCGACAGCGGCTCACCGCCGGTGACACAAACCTGGCGTGCGGGGTATTTGGCGACCTCGGCCAACACCGAGGCTATCGTTGCCGGCTCACCGCCGGTAAAGCTGTATTCGGTATCGCACCAGACACAACGCAAGGGACAACCGGTCAGGCGGACAAAGACGGTCGGCAGGCCGGCGCGTGCAGCTTCTCCCTGCAGGGAGAAGAAAATTTCAGTCAGACGTAAAGCCAATTATTTCTTCTTCAAACGTTGCTGGGCCGACTCGGCTGCCGGTGTGTTGGGATATTTGCCGAGCACCGTCTCCAGCGAGCGCTTGGCGCCGGCCGGATTACCCAGCTCCTGCTGGCAGGTGGCAATCGCCAGCCAGGCATCGGGCGCCTTCGGCGAATCCGCGTATTTGGTCGTGACCAGCGTTTGCGCTTCGATCGCACGCTTGCAATCGCGCTGGGCGTACCAGGCATTGCCGAGCCAGTACTGGGCATTCGGCGCCAGCGAACTATCCGGGTATTTCTGGACGAAGCCAGCGAAGGCCACAGCGGCCTCCTTGTACTTGGCCGCTTTGAACTGGTTCAAGGCGGCTTCGTATTCCTGCCCCTCGCGTGCCGGATCGGCTTTCACCGGATTTCCGCCGGCAGCGGGGTCGACCGTGGCATTGGCGCTACCCGGAGCCTCGAACTTGCGCAAACGGGTATCGAGATCGAGGTAAAAATCCTGCTGCCGCTTCTTGGCAGTTTCCAACTCGTAATTCAGTGTTTCCAATTGACCGCGCAAGCGGGCAATTTCTTCGGCCTGGCGCTGGATCTGGCCTGCCAGATCCAGCTGGCCCTTGGCTTGCTGGTCGAAGCGCGCCTCCGTCTTGATTTTCAGATCGGTAATCTGACGACGTGCTTCATCGTCGTCAAATACACCGGCCTGCGCTTGGGCCGTGCCGAGTGCGGCAATCAGGAGGGCGATTCGAACCGGGCGCATGATCAGAACTCGCCGCGACCGTCAGCTGCACGGTAGAGAATGTCGGCGCGACGGTTTTCCGCCCAGGCCGAGTCATCATGACCGTCGTTCTTCGGCTTTTCTTCACCGAGGCTGACCGATTCCACCTGATCTTCACGAGCGCCGAGCAGGGTCAGCGAACGCTTGACTGCATCGGCCCGTTTCTGGCCGAGCGACAGGTTGTATTCGCGGCTGCCGCGTTCGTCGGTATTGCCTTGCAGCAGCACCTTGAAACCACGATTGGCAACGAGGTACTTGGCGTGTGCGGCAACCAGATCCTTGTATTCACCCTTGACTTCGTAGCTGTCGAGGTCGAAATAGATGCTGCGCTGGGCAAGCGTGCTCTTCGGATCGGTCAGTTCGCGCGGCAGACCACGGGAATCAAGGCCACCGGCAACCACCGGAGCAACACCGGTATTGCTGCCACCGGTACGGGACTCGACCGGCGCACCGCCATTGTCGTCAGGAATCGGGGTAGAGCTGCAACCGACGATCAAGGCGGACAGCAGGGCGGGAATAAGCAGTTTTTTCATGGTGTTCTCCGGGGAATTTGGTGAGGATTATTGAAAGAAAGGGCCCCAGGCCGGCTCACGTACATCACCCGCGGCGACCGAAAGGCGTTGTTTGATCCTGCCATCGCTGGAGACAGCCGATAGGATGCCGCGCCCGCCAACTTCAGTGGCGATCAGGATCATGCGGCTATTAGGGGCAAAACTGGGGGATTCGTCCTTGTGCGAGTCGGTCAGCACCTGCACCTGACGGCTGGCCAGATCCATCACGGCGAGCTGGAAACGACCTTCGCGGCGGGTAATGAAAGCCAGGCTCTTGCCATCCGGCGAGGGACGCGGCGAGACATTGTAATTGCCTTCGAAACTGACCCGGCGGGCATCACCGCCATTGGCGCCGATCTGGTAAATCTGCGGGCTGCCGCCCCGATCGGACGTGAAATAGATTGTGCCGCCATCCGGCGAGTAGCGCGGTTCGGTATCGATGCCGCCCGACTGGCTCAGACGCTGGACGCCACTGCCATCGGCATTGACGGCATAAATCTGCGAATTGCCATCCTTGGAAAGCACGACCGCCAGCCGGCGACCATCCGGCGACCAGGCCGGTGCCGAATTGGAACCCTTGAAATTGGCGACGATCTGGCGCTGCCCGGAAGCCAGCGAATGAACGTAGATGACCGGCTTCTTCTTTTCGAAGGAGACATAAGCCAGACGTCCGCCATCCGGCGACCAGGCCGGCGAAATGATCGGCTCGGTCGAGGTCAGCGCGGTCGCGGCACCCTGGCCGTCGGCATCGGCGATCTGCAACAGGAACTGACCGCGAGCCTTGACGACATAGGCGATCCGGGTCGAGAAAACACCCTTCTCGCCGGTCAGTTTTTCATAGATGTAATCGGCGATACGGTGACCGGCGGCACGCAATTGCTGGTTGCTGGTGACGTAGACCGCACCACCCAGCGTCACACCCTTTTGTGTGTCATAGACCCGGAAACGGGCTTCCATCCGGCCATCCGGGCTTTGTGCCAGACGACCGGCAGCCAGAGAATCGGCACCACGGCCTTTCCATTCGCCGTAATTGATCGGGGAATTTTCATCGAGCACGGCATTGGCCGGATCGATCAATTTGAACAGGCCACTGCGCTCAAGATCCGAACGAACCGTTGCGGTGATGATGCGTGACGCCGTGCCATCACCGGTAAAATCGGCAATCGCAATCGGCAGGCGATTGGCACCGGCACCGCTGATCTCGATCGACAACTGAGCCTGAGCCAGTCCGGTCATGGAGAGCGCGAGGGCCAGGAAGAGACGGCGTGAAATTGTGTACATTGCGTTCATTTTCAATAGGTTTTACGCGATTTTACTCTTCAAACGGCTTGTATTTTATTTCCAGCGTACGCTGGAAAAGCGCCGCATCATCGGGCTTGGGCAAGGGCGAAGACTTGAGGATGGCTCGTTCGATTGCTGCATCCAGACCCGGATTGCCGCTCGAACGCTTGAGCTTGATGGCCAGAACCTCGCCGGATGGCAACTGATCGACGGCAAAGATGGCTTCCGGATTCCCCTGAATACTGGGAGGCAGAACGATGTTCCCCCGAATTTTGACGCGAATCTTGGTGGCGTAATCGGCCAGCCCGCGCTTGTTCGATGAGGCGCGCTGCTCGGCTTCAGCCGCGGCAGCATTCGACATCCGCTGGCTGTCCGTGGCGCTGCGGGTCGCAGATTTGAGCTGCGAGGT
The sequence above is drawn from the Dechloromonas sp. TW-R-39-2 genome and encodes:
- the pal gene encoding peptidoglycan-associated lipoprotein Pal is translated as MKKLLIPALLSALIVGCSSTPIPDDNGGAPVESRTGGSNTGVAPVVAGGLDSRGLPRELTDPKSTLAQRSIYFDLDSYEVKGEYKDLVAAHAKYLVANRGFKVLLQGNTDERGSREYNLSLGQKRADAVKRSLTLLGAREDQVESVSLGEEKPKNDGHDDSAWAENRRADILYRAADGRGEF
- the ybgF gene encoding tol-pal system protein YbgF, producing MRPVRIALLIAALGTAQAQAGVFDDDEARRQITDLKIKTEARFDQQAKGQLDLAGQIQRQAEEIARLRGQLETLNYELETAKKRQQDFYLDLDTRLRKFEAPGSANATVDPAAGGNPVKADPAREGQEYEAALNQFKAAKYKEAAVAFAGFVQKYPDSSLAPNAQYWLGNAWYAQRDCKRAIEAQTLVTTKYADSPKAPDAWLAIATCQQELGNPAGAKRSLETVLGKYPNTPAAESAQQRLKKK
- the queE gene encoding 7-carboxy-7-deazaguanine synthase QueE yields the protein MALRLTEIFFSLQGEAARAGLPTVFVRLTGCPLRCVWCDTEYSFTGGEPATIASVLAEVAKYPARQVCVTGGEPLSQKECLPLLTALCDAGYDVSLETSGALDVAAVDPRVARIMDLKAPDSGESARNRWENLDVLTARDEIKIVIASRGDYEWARDVLRQRNLAQCCQVLFSPAQGRVEPRMLAEWILEDGLDVRFQMQLHKVLWGNMKGK
- a CDS encoding acyl-CoA dehydrogenase, which produces MAKAQFCWQDPLLLDAQLTSEERMIRDAARDYCQERLMPRVTEAFRHEKTDPEIFREMGALGLLGPTIPAEYGGAGLNYVSYGLVAREVERVDSGYRSMMSVQSSLVMVPIHEFGTEALKRKYLPGLARGELIGCFGLTEPNHGSDPGSMESRARKVDGGYLLNGSKMWITNAPIADVFVVWAKNDAGMIRGFVLEKGMPGLSAPVIHGKVGLRASVTGEIVMNDVFVPAENEFPEVRGLKGPFTCLDSARYGIAWGALGAAEFCWHMARQYTLDRQQFGRPLAANQLVQKKLADMQTEITLGLQGCLRLGRMKDEGTASVEITSIMKRNSCGKSLDIARVARDMLGGNGISDEFGIARHLVNLEVVNTYEGTHDVHALILGRAQTGIAAF
- a CDS encoding YeeE/YedE family protein, which codes for MEANSAVATILWLAFAVAFVFGAIGQKTHFCTMGAVSDIVNMGDWSRMRMWLLAIGVAILGAGALHASGQIDLGKSIYRTPAFTWLSYIVGGSCFGVGMVLASGCGSKTLIRIGSGNLKSVVVFIVLGLVAYMTMRGVLGVFRVNVLEKAAMTFPGGQDVPALLVAAGIEPKTAFMLAVFGIGGGLTAAALLKRDFWTFDNLLGGLGTGLAVVAAWYVSGHLGFLAEHPETLEEAFIATNSGRMESLSFVAPAAFSLDLLMLWSDTSRKVTFAIATALGVIAGSFAWTLLTRNFRWEGFVSVEDTANHLVGAALMGFGGVVAMGCTVGQGISGFSTLALGSIVTFLSIVLAAAGMLKFQYWRLMRED
- the tolB gene encoding Tol-Pal system beta propeller repeat protein TolB, which codes for MYTISRRLFLALALSMTGLAQAQLSIEISGAGANRLPIAIADFTGDGTASRIITATVRSDLERSGLFKLIDPANAVLDENSPINYGEWKGRGADSLAAGRLAQSPDGRMEARFRVYDTQKGVTLGGAVYVTSNQQLRAAGHRIADYIYEKLTGEKGVFSTRIAYVVKARGQFLLQIADADGQGAATALTSTEPIISPAWSPDGGRLAYVSFEKKKPVIYVHSLASGQRQIVANFKGSNSAPAWSPDGRRLAVVLSKDGNSQIYAVNADGSGVQRLSQSGGIDTEPRYSPDGGTIYFTSDRGGSPQIYQIGANGGDARRVSFEGNYNVSPRPSPDGKSLAFITRREGRFQLAVMDLASRQVQVLTDSHKDESPSFAPNSRMILIATEVGGRGILSAVSSDGRIKQRLSVAAGDVREPAWGPFFQ
- a CDS encoding PilZ domain-containing protein produces the protein MTSNRRQFSRIHFQTEARLYLPAGEASVEVLDLSLNGALIQPEVDFYAKVGTKGALKIRLDEMGTTISMEVAIVHHQGQVYGLACREIDLDSITHLRRLVEFNMGDEMLLERELALLIKP
- the queC gene encoding 7-cyano-7-deazaguanine synthase QueC, which produces MMKPAVVLLSGGLDSATCLALARSQGFDCYCLSFDYGQRHNAELAAADRVVKALGAAEHRVINFGLAQFGGSALTDTSIAVPTGGVMPGIPVTYVPARNTIMLSLALAWAEVLGSRDIFVGVNAVDYSGYPDCRPEYIAAFETMANLATRAGVEGVKLSIHAPLIALSKAEIIRTGMQLGVDYSLTVSCYQADTQGHACGQCDSCRLRAEGFAAAGVPDPTPYAAA
- a CDS encoding bifunctional diguanylate cyclase/phosphodiesterase, with product MVADSPSFFPCCAGENLIDSDLCLPELFEIQHAILENAGHSIIATDAEGTILYFNRAAQKMLGYSWAEVVGRATPGLFHELDEVARRAQTLSLELQRPVAPGFEAFVARLTITSTDEQDWTYRRKDGSTLPVRLSVTALCDPHGTINGYLGIASDISERRRLEQELRVAAVAFESQAAIMVTDPAQRILRVNQAFVRLTGYSADEAIGQKPSLLQSGRQDKAFYQAMWQCLLSHGHWEGEIWNRRKSGEIYPEWLTISAVKDDHGALTHYVSTFSDISNLKVAESEIHSLAFYDPLTALPNRRLLLNRLAKAQAASNRSAQYGALLMIDLDNFKTLNDTLGHDMGDRLLVEVASRLTFRIREGDTAARLGGDEFVVMLEDLGEDAEAAGVQAEVIAEKIRLELARPYVMLGDGEYFHSASFGISLFCGHDKTTEAILKQADIALYKSKDAGRNTIRFFDNEMQTALDIRAGLEAGLRQALSRNEFRLFVQPQVDGARQAIGAETLLRWQPPGKPMVAPGDFIPLAEETGLIVPIGLWVLDMVCARLRRWADNPKTAALYLAVNVSARQFRQPDFVEQVKAALARNGADPQRLKLELTESLLLDNVDGVVVKMQALRAIGVRFSLDDFGTGYASLSYLKRFPFEQLKVDRSFIRDITVDPDDAAIVRAIIAMGSTLRLNVVAEGVEADEQHAYLVEHGCQVFQGYLFGRPMPFEDFEASL